In candidate division WOR-3 bacterium, the sequence TGTAATTTGCTGCGTTGATTTCTAACATAAAATTTAATAACGAATCCTGAGGAATGTTCGATACTTGAAATATAAAAGGATCAGCAATATTGCTACTGGTATCATTAGGGGAGATGTTGCCTAAATAAGCAGCAGAATCGATTAAAAGCGTCGTCCCGTCTGCTGAACGGAGTTTTATATTAACATTTTGAGCAGGATTACTACTATTGTTATGTAATTTTACTGCGAGGTAAATAATCTCATTTAGATTAGGTGTGCCATTATTATTGCCGCCGATTGAGTCATTAAGATATGTTCGTACCAAACATAACCATGGGTACTGAGCATTTGAAGGAGGGAGGGTAGTAAACTTCACTGCTCGCTGAGACATTAATATCGCTGCTGTAGGGGCATAGTTGTTATTTCGCATATATTGGATCCCAACCGTTTGCGATTGATTTTCAATACCTACTGTTACTTGCGATGGAGGGTTAACCGTTTGATAGTTAAACTGAATTTCTCCATCACCAGTAATTGTAGGGTAATAATTTGGATCATACAGAATTACCTGGAATGTTTGTCGATTATTGATTTGATTGTATAATGCTACATCATGAAACTCAACTATAAAACGGTGATTTTGAGGGTCATAATATTTATAGATGTCGCCAGCGAGCGATGGGTCTAAATCACACCAAAGAGGAGCGATCATTGCTGCTGGGCCTGATGTGTCAGGAATAGGGGTGGTGTTATTACCAAAACGATAAGTTGTTCGTCCCATTGCCAAGAAACCGTTGGAACAAACCGAAATTGTATCGTAGTTTTGGCCATAATATCGGAAAGTAAAAGGTATCGCGAATGTAGTTACCGCAGCATCCTGGTTAGTAATTTCTTCAATTAACGAACCCGGTCCGCCTGGGCCTATTTCGTACCAGTTGTAGATTGGTGCTCGTCCTGAAAGAGTGTCCGTATCATCATAACACCAATATCCGTAATTATCTGGGCCAGTTGGATCAGACTGACCTCCGGCCTCGCTACTGAAGAATAGTGTTAATGTATCATTATATGTATAGGTTCCGCCATCAGCAGTAATTAAAAGCTTTATTTGTAGTTGATAATTTCGAGGCATACTAGGATTCGCTGTAATATAAAACGGATCCGATGAATTATTAGCAGAACCTCCAGATGGTAAACTACCAAAATAGCTCAGAGAATCAGTGATCAATAAATATGGAGTTTCTGAACGTAGAATTCCAAATACATTGTTAATATCTTCTCCGATATTGTTAAAACCGACTATAATTCTTCCAGCCTCGTTGGGACCAATAAAGCCATTATTGTTTCCCCCTGGATGGGGATCAAAAATATTTAACGTAGCATTACTAATTTGACCAGCAAATACTGGTAAATTAAATTCCCGATTCCAGAAGTGATTCTGATTGTCATAAATATATAGAGTGAAAAATATTATTTGACCATTTCGTACGGTGTTTGAAACTATGAACTGATAATTATCAATAGATGTTACGTTTTGACCGGCTCCGATTGTACCAAAGTAAGCGATACTGTCAGTAATGGAGATATTATTCGAGGAAGTTCGCAAAATCGCGTAAACTTCTTGTGCTGGTAGTGTTCCATCATTTCTTAAAGTAACATTCAGATTAATTATTTCTCCCGGATTTATTCGGTTATTATTATTGCCCGTTTGATCGTTAATTATCGATGATAGATAGCAAAGATTAGGCATATTGGTAGGGGTTAATCTAATTGTTCCTTCATATGGCAGGTAGTTTGGCGCACTGACTGTTATATCCATAGTACCAGGAGTGGAGGTTTGAAATGATAGCGTTACCTGGCCTTGAGTGTTTGTGTAGCCCCAATTATAGATAATTGTATCCATTTTAATACAGACAACAGCATTCGATACTCGGCTACTATCGAATCCCAATACAGTCACGGTTAGTGAATTTTGGGTGTAAGGGATAACTGAATCATATATCACAGTTAATCTTGCTGGAGATGTTGTCCAAAGTTGTAAAGAAGGGTCACCAAATAGCTGCCATTCTTGATAACGGACTTGAGAAAAACCTGGTGGTTGTATTGAGTCTAGCAAATATTTAGCCCGTTTTGCAGCATCACCCATTGCGTAGATTTTTTCTAAAAATAGTGCCTGGAAGAACCCTATTGCTACGGTACCTCTTTGCATAGCCAGGCCACCGCCACTAGCCACTACCGTTGTTCCAAAAAATCCGATTGCGCCCTTAGGTTGCGGCGCGCTTCCAGCATTAATAAATAAATCACCGAGATAGCCGGTACTTGAAAGACTCATTGTGGCACAGGTTCCCGAAACAACTACCGGTTGTTTATATCCATTATTGCACTGGCTGGGTTCAATAGCAAATGGACTCCACCAATTATTTGTCGATTGACCTCGAAATATAATATAAGCCCGTCCGTCATTAATTCCGTTCATTACATTAGTTGATGAATGTCCCAAATTTTTTGACAGTGAATCTATAAGAGCATAGCCATTTTGTCGCCATAAGTTATGGCAATATCGAGCATTAGCCCAATAATAAGTATCCGGGTATGCAGTTGGTGGGTAACTACTGTAATCCTCTCGCACAATGGTCATGCCTTTTCTTAACCATAAGGTATCACCAGCTAAATAGGGGTTTCGTTCATACGCTATTGTTTTATTTACAATATTTTGTACCTGAGCTACTGATGTTACCGGGAACCGTCCGACACTCAATTCAATTCGATAATTACCGGTGATATCGGCATAGTAGTCATCAGAATTGCCTGAATAAGGAATTAAACTTCCATGTCCAGCCAGTAAGATATATTCAGGTCTAATGTCCCAGTTATTATATGCATTGACGATATAGCTTTTTATCTGAGATGCACTATTGCCAGTTGTTGATAATGGCACTATCATTGTTTTGATGCCTTTCTTAGTTTTCCATTCAGCTAGTGGTTGGAGCGCCGAAACAAATTGATCAGGTGCTATTATAAGAAGTCGAGCGCCATAACGAGCTAATGCTAAATTTGACATACCAACTATAAGGAGAAATACAAAAAATAACTTTTTCATACCTTACTTCCTTTTTCTCTCTATCTTATATAGATAATCCGTTTTATTGTCATGCTATTATTGACCGTTAGTCGGGCAAAATAGATTCCCGGTGCTACTTTATTATTTAATTTATCTTTACCATTCCAAATCACAATATTATTGTTAACCGATAATTTGTTAATTAAGTTCCCACCGATATCGTAAATTTCCAGAGCTGCAGATATTGACTGCGGATGATTAACCTTAAAGATAATAGTCTCATGAAATGGGTTGGGGAAGACTTCAAACAAGGATTTCGAGCACTGTGCATTTTGAAAAGTATTTTCTTTTATTCCCGTAAGGTTTGCAATGTGCCATGTACTTCCACCATTGTGGGTGTATAGTACACAACCGTTTCCGGCTATTAATCCGTGGAGTGTGTCAGCAAAAGAGACATCGAATAGTGTGGTATCAACTCCGCTTTGTTGAATTATCCAGGTATTGCCACCGTCATTGGTATGTAAAATTGTTCCATTTCTCCCTACGGCCCAAGCGTGGCGTCTACCGACAAAATCTAATGCTCTTAAATATTTTGCTTGGTTAGGAACTGGTATTTCCTGCCAGGTTAATCCGCCATTTTGGGTCCTTAATATTACTGCTTGGTTGGTTCGGTCATTGCCACCAACCACAAACCCAGATAATGAATCAAGAAATCTTATGTCAAAGAAATCATAGATAGTGTCACGCCGTAGAAGTTGCCAG encodes:
- a CDS encoding C25 family cysteine peptidase, producing the protein MKKLFFVFLLIVGMSNLALARYGARLLIIAPDQFVSALQPLAEWKTKKGIKTMIVPLSTTGNSASQIKSYIVNAYNNWDIRPEYILLAGHGSLIPYSGNSDDYYADITGNYRIELSVGRFPVTSVAQVQNIVNKTIAYERNPYLAGDTLWLRKGMTIVREDYSSYPPTAYPDTYYWANARYCHNLWRQNGYALIDSLSKNLGHSSTNVMNGINDGRAYIIFRGQSTNNWWSPFAIEPSQCNNGYKQPVVVSGTCATMSLSSTGYLGDLFINAGSAPQPKGAIGFFGTTVVASGGGLAMQRGTVAIGFFQALFLEKIYAMGDAAKRAKYLLDSIQPPGFSQVRYQEWQLFGDPSLQLWTTSPARLTVIYDSVIPYTQNSLTVTVLGFDSSRVSNAVVCIKMDTIIYNWGYTNTQGQVTLSFQTSTPGTMDITVSAPNYLPYEGTIRLTPTNMPNLCYLSSIINDQTGNNNNRINPGEIINLNVTLRNDGTLPAQEVYAILRTSSNNISITDSIAYFGTIGAGQNVTSIDNYQFIVSNTVRNGQIIFFTLYIYDNQNHFWNREFNLPVFAGQISNATLNIFDPHPGGNNNGFIGPNEAGRIIVGFNNIGEDINNVFGILRSETPYLLITDSLSYFGSLPSGGSANNSSDPFYITANPSMPRNYQLQIKLLITADGGTYTYNDTLTLFFSSEAGGQSDPTGPDNYGYWCYDDTDTLSGRAPIYNWYEIGPGGPGSLIEEITNQDAAVTTFAIPFTFRYYGQNYDTISVCSNGFLAMGRTTYRFGNNTTPIPDTSGPAAMIAPLWCDLDPSLAGDIYKYYDPQNHRFIVEFHDVALYNQINNRQTFQVILYDPNYYPTITGDGEIQFNYQTVNPPSQVTVGIENQSQTVGIQYMRNNNYAPTAAILMSQRAVKFTTLPPSNAQYPWLCLVRTYLNDSIGGNNNGTPNLNEIIYLAVKLHNNSSNPAQNVNIKLRSADGTTLLIDSAAYLGNISPNDTSSNIADPFIFQVSNIPQDSLLNFMLEINAANYRSIQYFNIPIRSYPAISEMTPIKNNIPDKYLILWPNPSRSIVTIKYNVPTDGYVDIKIYNSVGQIVNTLVSNNLQSGSYQIIWNRTDRIGNYVAPGIYFCTFHYQNKKATKKLILY
- a CDS encoding YCF48-related protein — protein: MRNQKTLLISLIVITSVLTNASGYIYHGSAMARGTLKGWVVTSDTCHVFYTPDCGLSWYDQSFLAPRFFLDIFALNEHRLWIGSYEATIFYSNNGGERWYRQAAGLSKWTARIFFINETLGWAACGEAIIGKTTCGNETTYNFFNWQQICLPNPPYSADSCDIYGIYFIDENRGWFCAGRYPEYDAVNGETLYVKGQGYIGRTLDGGGNPTSWQLLRRDTIYDFFDIRFLDSLSGFVVGGNDRTNQAVILRTQNGGLTWQEIPVPNQAKYLRALDFVGRRHAWAVGRNGTILHTNDGGNTWIIQQSGVDTTLFDVSFADTLHGLIAGNGCVLYTHNGGSTWHIANLTGIKENTFQNAQCSKSLFEVFPNPFHETIIFKVNHPQSISAALEIYDIGGNLINKLSVNNNIVIWNGKDKLNNKVAPGIYFARLTVNNSMTIKRIIYIR